The segment GCGGCGGACGAAGGCGAGTGCGGCGTCCGCGCCCGCAGCGTCGGGGGTCGTGAGGCCCCAGTACTGTCCGACGGTCTCGGGCGCGACGTCGGCTCGTCCCGCGTCGTGCCAGGTCACCGGCACCTTGCCGAGATCGGCGACGAGCTGGGTGACGCGTGAGAGGAACGCGTCGTACTCGTCCGCAGCGGTGCCGAACGCCTCGTCGCCACCGAGGTGGAGGTACGGGCCCGGCGTGAGGTGAGCGAGCTCGCCGAGCACGTCGGCGACGAAGTCGAAGGTCGCCTCCTCATCGAGCCGGAGCGAGGAGAATCCCACGCCGAGCCCGGTGTACGGCGCGCCCGCAGCGGGCAGGGCCTCGCCCCGGCCGGCGGCTTCAGCGACGAGTTCGGGGGTCACGACGGGGTCGGCCGCCAGGTGCGGGTAGGCCAGGCCGACGGCGTGCGTGTGTCCCGGCAGGTCGATCTCGGGCACCACGGTGATGTGCCGCGCGGCGGCGTACGCGACGATGTCCCGGTAGTCCTCCTGCGTGTAGAACCCGCCCGGGCCTCCGCCGATCGCCGAGCCCGACGCGGCGTCGGTGAGGGCCGGGTGCGCGCGCAGCTGCAGCCGCCACCCCTGGTCGTCGGTGAGGTGGAGGTGCAGGTGCGTGAGTTTGAGGCTCGCTGCCCGATCGATGATCGCGCGGACATCGGCCACCGGGAAGAAGTGTCGCGCGACGTCGAGCATGAGGCCGCGATAGGCGAAGCGGGGCGCGTCGTCGATGCGGACGGCGGGGACGCGCCATCCCTCGGACGTCGGGGTGAGCAGCTGCGCCAGCGTGTGCAGGCCGGCAGCGAGGCCTTCGGCGCCGGCGGCCGAGATCTCGACGCCGGTGTCGGCCGCGACGAGCCGGTAGGCGCCGGGCGGCGCGATGTCGGAGGTGTGGGAGAGGGTGAGCGCGGGGGAGGAGGGGGACGCCTCGGCCGGCAGAGCGAGGGTCTGAGCAGTGGCGGTGGAGAGGATGCGGCGGGCCGCCGCCGCGGCATCCGGATCCGCGATTACCGGGGTCTGCGCTGTCAGTCGGAACGGGTCGCCCTCGATGACGGCCACGGAGCGCGGAAGGGGGACGAGGGCCGGATGCGCCGTCATGTAAGGATCCTTTACAAATAGCGGTCCCACCAGCCTATCGCCCGTCGTCCACTATGCTCGGGGTGTCGCGACTGGCGTTGAGGTGGGACACCACCGGGGAGCGACCGGGAGTCATCCGTCCGACCGCAGAGCATTCGACCGCACGCCTGGGCCGATGTCCGATCCGCCGCTGTGGAAGGAGACCGTCGTGTCCGATCCGATCTTCAACGCCCCTCTCGCCGAGGTCGACCCTGAGATCGCCGACGTGCTCGAGCGCGAGCTCGACCGTCAGCGGGGCTTCCTCGAGATGATCGCGTCCGAGAACTTCGTGCCGGTCTCGGTGCTGCAGTCCCAGGGCTCGGTGCTGACCAACAAGTACGCCGAGGGATACCCCGGCCGTCGCTACTACGGCGGCTGCGAGGTCGTCGATGTCGCCGAGGAGCTCGCGATCGAGCGCGCCAAGGCGCTGTTCGGCGCCGGGTTCGCCAACGTCCAGCCGCATTCCGGCGCCACCGCGAACGCGGCGGTGCTCCACGCCATCGCCCGCCCCGGCGACACCCTCCTGGGTCTTGCGCTCGACCAGGGCGGCCACCTCACGCACGGGATGAAGATCAACTTCTCCGGTCGGCTGTTCGACATCGTCGCCTACGGCGTCGACCCCGAGACCTCGCTGATCGACATGGACGAGGTGCGACGCCTCGCCGTGGAGCACAAGCCCAAGGTCATCATCGCCGGCTGGTCGGCCTACCCCCGTCAGCTCGACTTCGCGCGATTCCGCGAGATCGCCGACGAGGTCGGCGCCTACCTGTGGGTCGACATGGCGCACTTCGCCGGGCTCGTGGCCGCCGGCGTGCACCCCTCGCCCTTCCCCCACGCCCACGTCGTGTCCTCCACCGTGCACAAGACCATCGGCGGTCCGCGGTCGGGCATCATCCTCACCGATGACGCCGACCTCGCGAAGAAGATCAACACCGCCGTCTTCCCCGGGCAGCAGGGCGGCCCGCTCATGCACGTCATCGCCGCGAAGGCGACCGCGTTCAAGCTGGCTGCGACTCCCGAGTTCCGCGAGCGACAGGAGCGGACGCTGCGCGGAGCGAAGATCCTCGCCGACCGGCTCATGCAGCCCGATGTCGCCGCCGCAGGCGTGTCGGTGCGGTCGGGCGGCACCGACGTGCACCTCGTGCTCGTCGACCTGCGCGAGGCCGAGATCGACGGCAAGCAGGCCGAGGACCTTCTCCACGACATCCGGATCACCGTCAACCGCAACGCCGTGCCGAACGACCCGCGTCCGCCGATGGTGACCTCGGGTCTGCGGATCGGCACCCCCGCGCTCGCCACCCGCGGATTCGGTGACGCCGAGTTCGCCGAGGTCGCCGACGTCATCGCCCTCGCGCTCCAGCCGGGCGCCGACGTCGAGGCGCTGCGCGGGCGGGTCGCTGCGCTGACCGACGCCTTCCCGCTGTACCCCGGCCTCGCGCAGTAACCCGCGCGTCGCCTGCTGGCGCAATCCCACTCACCGGGCACCCGCCCCCCGCCACCCCGCGCCTCCCCGCGAGAATGCATCTGGACGCCGAGGATGCGGGAACACCCCGCACCCTCGGCGCGCAGATGCACTCTCGCCGCAGGGACGCAGAAGGAGAGACGACATGACGGCTCAGAAACTCGACGGCAAGGCTGCCGCCGCCGCCATCCGCGCGGAACTGACCGAACGGGTCGCCGCGCTCAAGGCGCGCGGCGTCACCCCGGGCATCGCGACGGTGCTGGTCGGCGCCGACCCCGCCTCCCAGCTCTACGTGGGGATGAAGCACAAGCAGTCGGTGGGCATCGGGATGAACTCGATCCAGCGCGAACTGCCGGCGGATGCCACGCAGGAGCAGGTCGAAGCTCTGATCGACGAGCTCAACGCCGATCCCGAGTGCCACGGCTACATCGTGCAGCTGCCGCTGCCGAAGCACCTCGACACCGATCGCGTCCTGGAACGGATCGACCCGGCGAAGGATGCCGACGGGCTCCACCCGACGAACCTCGGCCGGCTGGTGCTGAACGTCAACGCGCCGATCACGACGCCCCTGCCCTGCACTCCGCGCGGTGTCATCGAGCTCCTGCTGCGCAACGGCTACGACCTGAAGGGCGCGCACGTCGTCGTCGTCGGCCGCGGCGTGACCATCGGCCGGTCCATCGGGCTCCTCCTGACCCGCCGGGAGATCAACGCCACGGTGACCCTCACCCACACCGGCACCCCCGACATCCCCTCCTTCCTCCGCCAGGCCGACGTCATCGTCGCCGCCGCGGGGGTGAAGCACCTGGTGCGAGCGGAGGACGTCAAGCCCGGCGCCGCCGTCCTCGACGTCGGCGTGACCCGCGAAGACGACCCCAAGACGGGCGCGCAGCGCGTGTATGGCGACGTGCACCCGGACGTCGCCGAGGTCGCCGGCTGGCTCTCACCGAACCCCGGCGGGGTCGGACCGATGACCGTGGCGCTCCTCATGACGAACGTCGTCGAGGCTGCCGAGCGCTCGCTGGAGGCCTGACCCGCGGCATCCGTCCCTTCTCTTCATCCCCACAGCGCCTCCGGTCGCAGAAACACACCGGCGTCGCAGCCGATGGCAGGGATTCTGCGACATTCGCGTGATTCTGCGACCGACGGGTGATGCGTCGGGGCGGACGGGTGATGCGTCGCGGCCACCGGGTGATGCGACGGGTCCGACGGGCGATGCGTCGAGTCGCCGCAGTGCGCCGGGGCGGGTGTGGGCGGGGACAGGCCAGGAGCACCCCGGCCCTGGCGGGCCGGATTAGCGTAGGAGCATGGACGACACCGCGCGCCGTGCGATCGACCGGGCGCTCATGCCCCTGGTCGTGTCGACGGGGGCGTGGGGTGTGGTCGACGCGCACTGGCTCCCCGGCCCGGATGGCACACCGGTGGTGTGGCTGCGCACGCGCACCGAGATCGAGCGGGTCGCCCTGGAGACCCAGCCGTGGGTGGAGGCGCAGGTTCGGGTGATCCTCACGAGGCTCAGCGTGGACTATCCGCTCGTCGCCCGTACCCGCTTCGAGATCACGTCGCTCGAGCGGCAGCGGAACCTCTTCGATGACGGGCTCCCGGCATGACTGCGGACTTCCCCCGCTGCCCGACCTGCAGCGACCCGCTGCGGTACGAGATCCTCGACGACGAGCGCTTCCTCGTGGCGTGGTCGTGTGTGAACTGCGGGGTCATCCGCACCACCGAGCCGGTCTGACCCGCGACCGCGGCACCCCGGATCAGGTTGTGAAGCGCGACAGGAATCGCCGTGTCCGCTCCTCGCGCGGCGCGACGAGGACCTCACTCGGCGGCCCCTCCTCGACAACCCGCCCCTCGTCGAGGAAAAGCACGCGGTGCGCGACATCGCGGGCGAAGGCCATCTCGTGGGTCGCCATGAGGATGGTCGCCCCCTCCTCGGCCAGCGACTTCACCAGCTCGAGCACCTCGCCCACGAGCTCGGGGTCGAGGGCCGAGGTGATCTCGTCGAGGAAGAGCACCTCGGGGTCGGTCACCACCGCGCGCACGATCGCGGCGCGCTGCTGCTGGCCCCCCGAGAGGCGGTCGGGATGCTCGCGCGCCTTGTCGGCGAGCCCGATGCGCTCGAGGAGCGCCATCGCCTTGGCTTCGGCGTCGCGCCGCGGCATCCGGTGCACTTTCCGCGCCGCGAGCGTGACGTTGTCGATGACCGACAGGTGAGGGAAGAGGTTGTAGTGCTGGAAGACCGCACCGAATCGCGCGCGCACCCGGTTGCCGTCGACGCGCGGGTCGGAGATGTCGTCTCCTCCGAGCAGGATGACACCGTCGTCGATCGTCTCCAGGAGGTTGAGGCAGCGCAGCAGGGTCGACTTGCCCGACCCGCTCGCTCCGATGACGGCGACGACCTCGTGCGCCGAGAGGTCGAGCGCCACGCCGCGCAGCACCGATCGGTCGCCGAACGACTTCCAGATGGCGTCTGCGTGCAGGAGCGCCGTCACAGGATCGATCCCATCTGCTCGCGCCGCTGCAGCCGCGCCGTCCACCAGTCCGCGAGGCGGATGGTGGGGATCGCCAGCAGGACGAACAGCACCGCCGCCACGATGTACGGGGTGAAGTTGTACGCCAGCGACGTCTCGATCTGCGCAGCCCGCACCGCGTCGACGGCGCCGATCACCGACACGAGTCCGACGTCTTTCTGCATCGCGACGAAGTCGTTCATGAGCGGAGGCGTCATCTTGCGAAGGGCCTGCGGCATCACCACGAGACGGAGCGACTGGGCGTACCCGAGCCCCATCGCCCGCGCCGCCAGCCTCTGCGAGGGATGCACCGCCTCGATGCCGGCACGGATCACCTCGCTGACGTACGCGGAGTAGGTGATCGTGATCGCTGCGGTGCCGAGGAT is part of the Microbacterium sp. ET2 genome and harbors:
- a CDS encoding family 20 glycosylhydrolase, whose protein sequence is MTAHPALVPLPRSVAVIEGDPFRLTAQTPVIADPDAAAAARRILSTATAQTLALPAEASPSSPALTLSHTSDIAPPGAYRLVAADTGVEISAAGAEGLAAGLHTLAQLLTPTSEGWRVPAVRIDDAPRFAYRGLMLDVARHFFPVADVRAIIDRAASLKLTHLHLHLTDDQGWRLQLRAHPALTDAASGSAIGGGPGGFYTQEDYRDIVAYAAARHITVVPEIDLPGHTHAVGLAYPHLAADPVVTPELVAEAAGRGEALPAAGAPYTGLGVGFSSLRLDEEATFDFVADVLGELAHLTPGPYLHLGGDEAFGTAADEYDAFLSRVTQLVADLGKVPVTWHDAGRADVAPETVGQYWGLTTPDAAGADAALAFVRRASGVILSPADAVYLDMKYDDDTPRGLTWAGGPTSVRRAYEWDPVSVIDGIADDDIVGVEAAVWTETIDDLAGLDAMMFPRLAAAAEAAWSAPLGSTPERSWESFRRRVGGLGPLWRRQEIVFHPDRQIAWTGE
- the glyA gene encoding serine hydroxymethyltransferase, with amino-acid sequence MSDPIFNAPLAEVDPEIADVLERELDRQRGFLEMIASENFVPVSVLQSQGSVLTNKYAEGYPGRRYYGGCEVVDVAEELAIERAKALFGAGFANVQPHSGATANAAVLHAIARPGDTLLGLALDQGGHLTHGMKINFSGRLFDIVAYGVDPETSLIDMDEVRRLAVEHKPKVIIAGWSAYPRQLDFARFREIADEVGAYLWVDMAHFAGLVAAGVHPSPFPHAHVVSSTVHKTIGGPRSGIILTDDADLAKKINTAVFPGQQGGPLMHVIAAKATAFKLAATPEFRERQERTLRGAKILADRLMQPDVAAAGVSVRSGGTDVHLVLVDLREAEIDGKQAEDLLHDIRITVNRNAVPNDPRPPMVTSGLRIGTPALATRGFGDAEFAEVADVIALALQPGADVEALRGRVAALTDAFPLYPGLAQ
- a CDS encoding bifunctional methylenetetrahydrofolate dehydrogenase/methenyltetrahydrofolate cyclohydrolase, which translates into the protein MTAQKLDGKAAAAAIRAELTERVAALKARGVTPGIATVLVGADPASQLYVGMKHKQSVGIGMNSIQRELPADATQEQVEALIDELNADPECHGYIVQLPLPKHLDTDRVLERIDPAKDADGLHPTNLGRLVLNVNAPITTPLPCTPRGVIELLLRNGYDLKGAHVVVVGRGVTIGRSIGLLLTRREINATVTLTHTGTPDIPSFLRQADVIVAAAGVKHLVRAEDVKPGAAVLDVGVTREDDPKTGAQRVYGDVHPDVAEVAGWLSPNPGGVGPMTVALLMTNVVEAAERSLEA
- a CDS encoding amino acid ABC transporter ATP-binding protein, with protein sequence MTALLHADAIWKSFGDRSVLRGVALDLSAHEVVAVIGASGSGKSTLLRCLNLLETIDDGVILLGGDDISDPRVDGNRVRARFGAVFQHYNLFPHLSVIDNVTLAARKVHRMPRRDAEAKAMALLERIGLADKAREHPDRLSGGQQQRAAIVRAVVTDPEVLFLDEITSALDPELVGEVLELVKSLAEEGATILMATHEMAFARDVAHRVLFLDEGRVVEEGPPSEVLVAPREERTRRFLSRFTT